The following proteins are encoded in a genomic region of Necator americanus strain Aroian chromosome II, whole genome shotgun sequence:
- a CDS encoding hypothetical protein (NECATOR_CHRII.G7606.T2): MKISAFNRDGRGVDAVMDLLFFLFREIQSAATLLPILGLFVIRSYLLPAEAASQCIDSDKDCAQWVRNAVDGCDDWLKAQCQLSCSTCRSVTSATLPPMISSQLQYTPSSCDDRNPYCPYWAKTGQCSKNALYMSFACCKECKTVRNQLHVT, translated from the exons ATGAAGATTTCTGCTTTTAACAGAGACGGTAGGGGCGTTGACGCTGTG ATGGACCTACTATTCTTCCTATTCCGAGAAATTCAATCAGCCGCCACGCTTCTCCCGATTCTTGGTCTCTTCGTCATCAGGTCTTACCTATTACCTGCTGAGGCTGCCTCACAGTGTATTGACAGCGATAAGGAT TGTGCACAATGGGTGCGTAATGCAGTGGATGGCTGTGACGATTGGCTTAAAGCGCAATGCCAGCTAAGTTGTTCA ACATGCCGATCAGTGACATCGGCAACGCTTCCTCCAATGATCTCATCACAATTACAGTATACTCCATCTTCTTGTGATGACCGTAACCCATATTGTCCGTATTGGGCAAAAACAGGACAATGCTCAAAAAACGCTCTGTACATGTCCTTTGCATGTTGTAAAGAATGTAAAACTGTCAGAAACCAGCTTCATGTCACCTAA
- a CDS encoding hypothetical protein (NECATOR_CHRII.G7606.T1), whose translation MDLLFFLFREIQSAATLLPILGLFVIRSYLLPAEAASQCIDSDKDCAQWVRNAVDGCDDWLKAQCQLSCSTCRSVTSATLPPMISSQLQYTPSSCDDRNPYCPYWAKTGQCSKNALYMSFACCKECKTVRNQLHVT comes from the exons ATGGACCTACTATTCTTCCTATTCCGAGAAATTCAATCAGCCGCCACGCTTCTCCCGATTCTTGGTCTCTTCGTCATCAGGTCTTACCTATTACCTGCTGAGGCTGCCTCACAGTGTATTGACAGCGATAAGGAT TGTGCACAATGGGTGCGTAATGCAGTGGATGGCTGTGACGATTGGCTTAAAGCGCAATGCCAGCTAAGTTGTTCA ACATGCCGATCAGTGACATCGGCAACGCTTCCTCCAATGATCTCATCACAATTACAGTATACTCCATCTTCTTGTGATGACCGTAACCCATATTGTCCGTATTGGGCAAAAACAGGACAATGCTCAAAAAACGCTCTGTACATGTCCTTTGCATGTTGTAAAGAATGTAAAACTGTCAGAAACCAGCTTCATGTCACCTAA
- a CDS encoding hypothetical protein (NECATOR_CHRII.G7607.T2) encodes MNRVQSTMKHDESSGATLIVLAYIPNSILVMFREVVFLAFLVFQFIHASKHKFGDLPAAIKGFYPQDHKDLIKNLTADDKAVLKEVFGKNTTFKSGEEAIAELQKKSPKLGATAEKIRAVIMGKVAALKLQETKDFVQQMLAKGRKMRARIFSDNKPSLADLQKAVTELVQSYKALSDAGKSDFEKQFPELTKHLRSEECRRGPCDVILRPS; translated from the exons ATGAACCGTGTACAAAG cacGATGAAGCATGATGAATCAAGCGGGGCGACGCTCATAGTCCTAGCCTAcatcccgaactctat ACTTG TAATGTTCCGTGAAGTCGTTTTCCTCGCTTTCCTGGTCTTCCAGTTCATACATGCTTCCAAACACAAATTCGGCGACCTTCCAGCAGCAATTAAAG GATTCTACCCCCAAGATCACAAAGATCTTATAAAAAATCTTACTGCTGACGATAAGGCTGTCTTGAAAGAAGTCTTTGGGAAGAATACCACCTTTAAGAGCGGAGAGGAG GCAATTGCTGAACTCCAAAAGAAGTCGCCGAAGCTTGGTGCGACAGCTGAGAAGATCCGCGCTGTTATCATGGGCAAGGTTGCGGCACTCAAACTACAGGAGACCAAGGATTTCGTACAACAG ATGCTCGCGAAAGGACGTAAAATGCGAGCACGAATCTTCAGCGACAACAAGCCATCCCTCGCTGATCTGCAGAAAGCTGTCACTGAACTTGTACAATCATACAAAGCTTTATCGGATGCTGGTAAAAGCGATTTTGAGAAGCAGTTTCCAGAACTCACCAAGCATCTGAGAA GCGAGGAG TGTCGAAGAGGACCATGTGACGTGATTTTGCGTCCATCATAA
- a CDS encoding hypothetical protein (NECATOR_CHRII.G7607.T1), which translates to MFREVVFLAFLVFQFIHASKHKFGDLPAAIKGFYPQDHKDLIKNLTADDKAVLKEVFGKNTTFKSGEEAIAELQKKSPKLGATAEKIRAVIMGKVAALKLQETKDFVQQMLAKGRKMRARIFSDNKPSLADLQKAVTELVQSYKALSDAGKSDFEKQFPELTKHLRSEEVAKFTGVKL; encoded by the exons ATGTTCCGTGAAGTCGTTTTCCTCGCTTTCCTGGTCTTCCAGTTCATACATGCTTCCAAACACAAATTCGGCGACCTTCCAGCAGCAATTAAAG GATTCTACCCCCAAGATCACAAAGATCTTATAAAAAATCTTACTGCTGACGATAAGGCTGTCTTGAAAGAAGTCTTTGGGAAGAATACCACCTTTAAGAGCGGAGAGGAG GCAATTGCTGAACTCCAAAAGAAGTCGCCGAAGCTTGGTGCGACAGCTGAGAAGATCCGCGCTGTTATCATGGGCAAGGTTGCGGCACTCAAACTACAGGAGACCAAGGATTTCGTACAACAG ATGCTCGCGAAAGGACGTAAAATGCGAGCACGAATCTTCAGCGACAACAAGCCATCCCTCGCTGATCTGCAGAAAGCTGTCACTGAACTTGTACAATCATACAAAGCTTTATCGGATGCTGGTAAAAGCGATTTTGAGAAGCAGTTTCCAGAACTCACCAAGCATCTGAGAA GCGAGGAGGTGGCTAAATTCACTGGCGTGAAGTTGTGA
- a CDS encoding hypothetical protein (NECATOR_CHRII.G7608.T1), protein MRAAWAVREATDQLTDQDLRAHLFNSTVLPALCYAAETWADFAATSRKLPTTHRALERCLLKFNRRTQHLAGLRSSDLRGMSRLRDPAEYVSKAKHRWAGHIMRRINDRWTKRTLEWIPRDAKRPRGRPPTRWSDVFAARMDQLRAQLDMAQGLRQRHSRSLRISWMTMARERNEWKKCWGPHVQ, encoded by the coding sequence atgagagcagcatgggccgtcagggaagctacggaccaactgacggaccaagatcttcgtgcccatctgttcaactcgacagtccttccagcgctctgttacgcagcggagacgtgggcagacttcgcggccacgtctaggaagctacctactacccacagagcccttgagagatgtctcctgaagtttaaccggcgcacacaacaccttgccggtcttcgtagctccgacttaagaggaatgtcccgtcttcgcgacccagcggaatatgtatcgaaagcaaaacatagatgggccggtcacatcatgagaagaatcaacgatagatggactaaaagaacgctagaatggatcccaagggacgctaaacgcccccgagggagaccgccaacgagatggagtgacgtgttcgctgcacggatggaccagctgagagctcagctggatatggctcaaggacttcgtcaacgtcactcacgaagcttgagaatatcttggatgacaatggcgagggaacgaaacgagtggaagaaatgctggggcccgcacgtccagtga